The following proteins are co-located in the Takifugu flavidus isolate HTHZ2018 chromosome 16, ASM371156v2, whole genome shotgun sequence genome:
- the zbtb42 gene encoding zinc finger and BTB domain-containing protein 18.2 isoform X1 codes for MGYEGRMEFPDHSRQLLQCLSQQRHQGFLCDCTVLVGEAQFKAHRAVLASCSMYFHLFYRDQLDKRDVVHLNSDIVTAPAFSLLLEFMYEGKLEFGSLPVEDVLAAASYLHMYDIVKVCKGKLKDKELSSLDEKMSDDLGLSCLERENSSDGELHSKQVIRRQAETPSQGLPRAPLVEEFDTDNREVRLAVTDFDTSTQSRQKANGHSGRSPDLVGVNYVSAEAEPCIQTAGKTKADVSSSTVALSQRSRASDDMDCALDLSFKPLSSRDPLHPSYVSGQLALDSQQQGSEPLVKDEHDLLSEQEDSEPMSPESQRFGNSARSSVVTGFAALFPGNNGSTAALLSQEEDLMDEEGEACRGREGAPGREAEERRGRLLGDSEEEEEDDLASSDISTSSGVLLPPGQQVCVCPLCSKVFPSPHVLQLHLSSHFREKDGARSKLSPDGSVPTCMQCNKTFSCMYTLKRHERTHSGEKPFTCGQCGKSFQYSHNLSRHAVVHTREKPHACKWCERRFTQSGDLYRHIRKFHCGLVKTLAIG; via the exons ATGG GTTATGAAGGAAGAATGGAGTTCCCAGACCATAGCCGCCAGTTGCTGCAGTGTCTGAGTCAGCAGCGTCACCAAGGTTTCCTCTGTGACTGCACTGTTCTTGTCGGCGAGGCTCAATTCAAAGCACACAGAGCCGTGCTGGCCTCCTGCAGCATGTACTTCCATCTCTTCTACAGGGACCAGCTGGACAAAAGGGACGTTGTGCATCTCAACAGTGACATTGTGACAGCCCCGGCTTTCAGTCTGCTCCTTGAATTTATGTATGAGGGGAAGTTGGAATTCGGCTCTCTCCCGGTGGAGGATGTCCTGGCAGCGGCCAGCTACCTCCACATGTATGATATCGTCAAAGTGTGCAAAGGCAAGCTTAAAGATAAggagctctcctctctggatgAAAAAATGAGTGACGATTTGGGACTCAGCTGTCTGGAAAGAGAAAATTCCTCAGACGGCGAGCTGCACAGTAAGCAGGTCATCCGGCGACAGGCCGAGACGCCGTCTCAGGGGCTACCCAGAGCCCCCCTGGTGGAAGAGTTTGACACGGACAACCGCGAAGTCAGGCTGGCTGTCACAGATTTTGATACGTCTACGCAGAGCAGGCAGAAGGCGAACGGTCACTCTGGCAGGTCCCCGGACCTTGTAGGTGTCAATTATGTGTCAGCAGAGGCTGAGCCCTGCatccaaacagctggaaaaacaaaagctgaTGTCAGTAGTTCCACCGTCGCCCTGTCCCAGAGGTCTCGGGCTTCAGATGACATGGACTGTGCACTGGATTTGTCTTTCAAGCCTCTGTCTAGCAGAGATCCCTTACACCCCTCCTATGTCTCGGGACAGCTGGCCCTcgacagccagcagcagggcAGTGAGCCACTTGTTAAAGACGAACACGACTTGCTGTCAGAACAGGAGGACAGTGAGCCGATGAGCCCTGAGAGCCAGCGCTTTGGGAATAGTGCCAGGAGCTCTGTGGTGACAGGGTTCGCTGCCCTCTTCCCAGGCAACAACGGCTCCACAGCCGCCCTCCTCtcccaggaggaggacctgatggatgaagagggggaggcctgcagggggagggagggtgctCCGGGCAgggaggcggaggagaggagggggaggctaCTCGGGGAcagcgaagaggaggaggaggacgacctGGCCTCTTCAGATATCTCCACCTCCAGCGGGGTGCTTCTGCCCCCGGGGCAACAGGTGTGCGTGTGCCCCCTCTGCAGCAAAGTCTTCCCCAGTCCCCAcgtgctgcagctgcacctCAGCTCGCACTTCCGCGAGAAGGACGGCGCCCGCTCCAAGTTGTCCCCGGACGGCTCGGTGCCCACCTGCATGCAGTGCAACAAGACCTTCTCCTGCATGTACACGCTGAAGCGCCACGAGCGCACGCACTCTGGCGAGAAGCCCTTCACGTGCGGCCAGTGCGGCAAGAGCTTCCAGTACTCCCATAACTTGAGCAGGCACGCCGTCGTCCACACGCGTGAGAAGCCTCACGCGTGCAAGTGGTGCGAGCGGCGCTTCACCCAGTCCGGGGATCTCTACCGCCACATCAGGAAGTTTCACTGTGGCCTTGTCAAAACTCTCGCTATCGGATAA
- the zbtb42 gene encoding zinc finger and BTB domain-containing protein 18.2 isoform X2 yields MEFPDHSRQLLQCLSQQRHQGFLCDCTVLVGEAQFKAHRAVLASCSMYFHLFYRDQLDKRDVVHLNSDIVTAPAFSLLLEFMYEGKLEFGSLPVEDVLAAASYLHMYDIVKVCKGKLKDKELSSLDEKMSDDLGLSCLERENSSDGELHSKQVIRRQAETPSQGLPRAPLVEEFDTDNREVRLAVTDFDTSTQSRQKANGHSGRSPDLVGVNYVSAEAEPCIQTAGKTKADVSSSTVALSQRSRASDDMDCALDLSFKPLSSRDPLHPSYVSGQLALDSQQQGSEPLVKDEHDLLSEQEDSEPMSPESQRFGNSARSSVVTGFAALFPGNNGSTAALLSQEEDLMDEEGEACRGREGAPGREAEERRGRLLGDSEEEEEDDLASSDISTSSGVLLPPGQQVCVCPLCSKVFPSPHVLQLHLSSHFREKDGARSKLSPDGSVPTCMQCNKTFSCMYTLKRHERTHSGEKPFTCGQCGKSFQYSHNLSRHAVVHTREKPHACKWCERRFTQSGDLYRHIRKFHCGLVKTLAIG; encoded by the coding sequence ATGGAGTTCCCAGACCATAGCCGCCAGTTGCTGCAGTGTCTGAGTCAGCAGCGTCACCAAGGTTTCCTCTGTGACTGCACTGTTCTTGTCGGCGAGGCTCAATTCAAAGCACACAGAGCCGTGCTGGCCTCCTGCAGCATGTACTTCCATCTCTTCTACAGGGACCAGCTGGACAAAAGGGACGTTGTGCATCTCAACAGTGACATTGTGACAGCCCCGGCTTTCAGTCTGCTCCTTGAATTTATGTATGAGGGGAAGTTGGAATTCGGCTCTCTCCCGGTGGAGGATGTCCTGGCAGCGGCCAGCTACCTCCACATGTATGATATCGTCAAAGTGTGCAAAGGCAAGCTTAAAGATAAggagctctcctctctggatgAAAAAATGAGTGACGATTTGGGACTCAGCTGTCTGGAAAGAGAAAATTCCTCAGACGGCGAGCTGCACAGTAAGCAGGTCATCCGGCGACAGGCCGAGACGCCGTCTCAGGGGCTACCCAGAGCCCCCCTGGTGGAAGAGTTTGACACGGACAACCGCGAAGTCAGGCTGGCTGTCACAGATTTTGATACGTCTACGCAGAGCAGGCAGAAGGCGAACGGTCACTCTGGCAGGTCCCCGGACCTTGTAGGTGTCAATTATGTGTCAGCAGAGGCTGAGCCCTGCatccaaacagctggaaaaacaaaagctgaTGTCAGTAGTTCCACCGTCGCCCTGTCCCAGAGGTCTCGGGCTTCAGATGACATGGACTGTGCACTGGATTTGTCTTTCAAGCCTCTGTCTAGCAGAGATCCCTTACACCCCTCCTATGTCTCGGGACAGCTGGCCCTcgacagccagcagcagggcAGTGAGCCACTTGTTAAAGACGAACACGACTTGCTGTCAGAACAGGAGGACAGTGAGCCGATGAGCCCTGAGAGCCAGCGCTTTGGGAATAGTGCCAGGAGCTCTGTGGTGACAGGGTTCGCTGCCCTCTTCCCAGGCAACAACGGCTCCACAGCCGCCCTCCTCtcccaggaggaggacctgatggatgaagagggggaggcctgcagggggagggagggtgctCCGGGCAgggaggcggaggagaggagggggaggctaCTCGGGGAcagcgaagaggaggaggaggacgacctGGCCTCTTCAGATATCTCCACCTCCAGCGGGGTGCTTCTGCCCCCGGGGCAACAGGTGTGCGTGTGCCCCCTCTGCAGCAAAGTCTTCCCCAGTCCCCAcgtgctgcagctgcacctCAGCTCGCACTTCCGCGAGAAGGACGGCGCCCGCTCCAAGTTGTCCCCGGACGGCTCGGTGCCCACCTGCATGCAGTGCAACAAGACCTTCTCCTGCATGTACACGCTGAAGCGCCACGAGCGCACGCACTCTGGCGAGAAGCCCTTCACGTGCGGCCAGTGCGGCAAGAGCTTCCAGTACTCCCATAACTTGAGCAGGCACGCCGTCGTCCACACGCGTGAGAAGCCTCACGCGTGCAAGTGGTGCGAGCGGCGCTTCACCCAGTCCGGGGATCTCTACCGCCACATCAGGAAGTTTCACTGTGGCCTTGTCAAAACTCTCGCTATCGGATAA